A region of Pyxidicoccus parkwaysis DNA encodes the following proteins:
- a CDS encoding response regulator: MPDTIDFQSLFEASPNLYMLLDRDLRFVAANAAYLRVTTSRREDLLGRYILDAFPNDPNDPNNASARLLRESLLRVLTNRTPDSLALIPYRVPRVTDQGTVIEERYWSATHTPIFDSAREVAFILQHTVEVTELQRLKQAVSEAEVARNRAEASAEASREQLEAGILERAQSVQEANQTLDAERRHLRRLFEQAPGFMCFLRGRQHVFELANKAYAQLVGHRDILGKSVRDALPEVEGQGYFELLDGVITTGRAFIGHGLKVLLQRHPGAPLDEVYIDLMYQPVVDPNGDISGIFVQGHDITEQKRAQDELRRYRDHLEELVRERTKALQDSEAERRQTEAVLRQAQKMEAVGKLTGGVAHDFNNLLQVIGGNLQLLDRELGANGPARRRVATAMGAVERGARLAAQLLAFARQQPLDPRVINLGRLVRGMDELLRRALGEDIELETIIGGGLWNTFADPNQLENVILNLAINARDAMGDEGKLTLEAGNAMLDDHYTQLHPDVVPGQYVQLAISDTGCGMSPQVMERAFEPFFTTKPEGRGTGLGLSMVYGFVKQTGGHIKIYSEVDHGTTIKIYLPRSLQPEVTRADVVSEQVEGGTETLLVVEDDPEVRATAVELLTELGYHVLKAADGASALAVLQSGISIDLLFTDVVMPGPVRSPELARQARALLPDLEVLFTSGYTENAIVHGGRLDPGVHLLSKPYRREDLARKVRQLLRARQQRLTEREARAAPVPIAKAGPLRILLVEDDEDIRLPTCDLLETLGHDVRGVASAEEARAVLRSARFDVLITDVSLPGMSGMELAREALHAEPGLGVIIASGQGSTVMQESGDALARAVALPKPYDINRLEQALEQARGSRSE; encoded by the coding sequence ATGCCCGACACCATCGACTTCCAGTCGCTCTTCGAAGCGTCGCCGAATCTCTACATGCTGCTGGACCGCGACCTGCGGTTCGTCGCGGCGAACGCCGCCTACCTGCGGGTGACAACGAGCCGGCGGGAAGACCTGCTCGGGCGATACATCCTCGACGCCTTCCCGAATGATCCGAACGACCCCAACAACGCCAGCGCACGCCTGCTGCGCGAGTCCCTCCTCCGGGTGCTGACGAACCGGACGCCGGACAGCCTCGCGCTGATTCCGTACCGCGTCCCCAGGGTGACGGACCAGGGCACCGTCATCGAGGAGCGGTACTGGAGCGCCACGCACACCCCCATCTTCGACTCGGCGCGGGAAGTGGCCTTCATCCTCCAGCACACCGTGGAGGTCACCGAGCTGCAGCGGCTGAAGCAGGCCGTCAGTGAGGCGGAGGTCGCGCGGAACCGGGCCGAGGCCTCCGCCGAAGCCTCCCGCGAGCAGCTCGAGGCGGGCATCCTGGAGCGCGCACAGAGTGTCCAGGAGGCCAACCAGACGCTCGACGCCGAGCGGCGTCACCTTCGCCGGCTCTTCGAGCAGGCCCCCGGCTTCATGTGCTTCCTCCGCGGAAGGCAGCACGTCTTCGAGCTCGCCAACAAGGCCTACGCCCAGCTCGTCGGGCACCGGGACATCCTCGGCAAGTCCGTGCGGGACGCCCTCCCCGAGGTGGAGGGTCAGGGCTACTTCGAGCTGCTCGACGGCGTCATCACCACGGGCCGGGCCTTCATCGGCCACGGCCTGAAGGTCCTCCTGCAGCGGCATCCCGGCGCACCGCTCGACGAGGTCTACATCGACCTGATGTACCAGCCCGTCGTCGATCCGAACGGCGACATCTCCGGCATCTTCGTTCAGGGGCACGACATCACCGAGCAGAAGCGCGCCCAGGACGAGCTGCGCCGCTACCGCGACCACCTGGAGGAGCTGGTCCGGGAGCGGACGAAGGCCCTGCAGGACAGCGAGGCCGAGCGCCGGCAGACGGAGGCCGTGCTGCGGCAGGCCCAGAAGATGGAGGCAGTGGGCAAGCTCACCGGAGGCGTGGCGCACGACTTCAACAACCTGCTCCAGGTCATCGGCGGCAACCTCCAGCTCCTGGACCGCGAGCTCGGCGCCAACGGGCCGGCCCGGCGCAGGGTGGCCACCGCCATGGGCGCGGTCGAGCGCGGCGCCCGGCTCGCGGCGCAGCTGCTCGCCTTCGCCCGGCAGCAGCCGCTGGACCCCAGGGTCATCAACCTTGGCCGGTTGGTGCGCGGCATGGACGAGCTGCTGCGCCGCGCGCTCGGCGAAGACATCGAGCTGGAGACCATCATCGGCGGCGGCCTCTGGAACACCTTCGCGGACCCCAACCAGCTCGAGAACGTCATCCTCAACCTGGCCATCAACGCGCGCGACGCCATGGGGGATGAAGGCAAGCTGACCCTCGAGGCCGGCAACGCCATGCTGGATGACCACTACACCCAACTCCACCCGGACGTGGTCCCGGGCCAGTACGTGCAGCTGGCCATCTCCGACACCGGCTGCGGCATGTCGCCCCAGGTGATGGAGCGCGCCTTCGAGCCCTTCTTCACCACGAAGCCCGAGGGCCGGGGCACGGGGCTCGGGCTGAGCATGGTGTATGGCTTCGTCAAGCAGACCGGTGGCCACATCAAGATCTACAGCGAGGTGGACCACGGGACGACCATCAAGATCTACCTGCCGCGCTCGCTCCAACCGGAGGTGACGCGCGCCGACGTCGTCTCGGAGCAGGTGGAGGGCGGCACGGAGACGCTGCTCGTCGTCGAGGACGACCCCGAGGTGCGCGCCACGGCGGTGGAGCTGCTGACGGAGCTGGGCTACCACGTGCTCAAGGCGGCGGACGGAGCGAGCGCGCTGGCCGTGCTCCAGAGCGGCATCTCCATCGACCTGCTCTTCACCGACGTGGTGATGCCGGGCCCGGTGCGCAGCCCCGAGCTCGCGCGGCAGGCCCGCGCGCTCCTGCCGGACCTGGAGGTGCTCTTCACCTCGGGCTACACGGAGAACGCCATCGTCCACGGCGGCCGGTTGGACCCGGGCGTCCACCTGTTGAGCAAGCCCTACCGGCGCGAGGACCTGGCCCGCAAGGTGCGCCAGTTGCTCCGGGCCCGGCAGCAGCGGCTCACCGAGCGCGAGGCTCGCGCGGCCCCCGTGCCCATCGCGAAGGCGGGGCCGCTGCGCATCCTGCTGGTGGAGGACGACGAGGACATCCGGCTCCCGACCTGCGACCTGCTGGAGACGCTGGGGCACGACGTGCGGGGCGTCGCGAGCGCGGAGGAGGCGCGAGCCGTGCTGCGCTCCGCGCGCTTCGACGTCCTCATCACCGACGTGAGCCTGCCCGGCATGTCGGGCATGGAGCTGGCGCGCGAGGCCCTCCACGCCGAGCCCGGGCTGGGCGTCATCATCGCCTCCGGCCAGGGCAGTACGGTGATGCAGGAGAGCGGCGACGCGCTGGCGCGGGCCGTGGCGCTGCCGAAGCCCTACGACATCAACCGGCTGGAGCAGGCGCTGGAGCAGGCGCGCGGCTCGCGCTCAGAATGA
- a CDS encoding carboxypeptidase regulatory-like domain-containing protein: MKRNALIFVAMVAAFIGAGLWWAARSGTNSATTSEAATASAPGPVERPRQGVPSSVAPPTAVNASATESGTPRVDEPMREEEGTLRTEVHSATGPTKDAHVTLYLQGTSRAGKPGWFIAGNGVTDEAGVLVLPARPGNYLVTARADGSATARAHVTRPRGETMTSVRLTLDTGGTLEGVTVERDSRAPVPLVELTLTPRASSNDLVLPTALSMRASMPDEERHATTSDGSGTFRFEGLAAGEYQLDARAPGHAPKRIGRVHVPSSGLTVELEGSAFIEGFVELPDGKPAAGARVIASGTGDAVETDTSEGGGFSLDVPPGVYQVAARQGARTGAAPSRVTVGAGMTVRDVRIRLGASASLAGVVRRKGSGEPIAGATVSVTPGSLTVSPDADPTEVAGAISGENGRFEAGALAPGMYAVTVRARGFKKWTRGGVSILDGQRFDLVAELEAHGRIEGTVVDESEKPVAGVHVTPETRWRMAPMEGALVTVTDAQGNFTLEGLPPGEVYVSARRPGSEPNGREMVKVSPGETSRVRIQLHEEGQLEGTVRLRGGGVPPRPVTVSALKVGASHSESVRVAASADGAWSMRVRAGRYRLIAWMTDTGNQSGDQEKFVELEAGGTKRVELEVREASRPITVTVLEPNGAPSVLATVMGGEPGKNEILMEEITDASGQVTLVTDSVGSASVHLWATNGGRRGDLPSVPSSRTAVTLQLTAGGRLTGTVRSAGGRAVQGFRLVVTALRTDDDFLTRQELDFAGDRFVVDDMVAGRVALTATLPDGRAGKAEATVTADAVTRVDVVVEAGGSLSGRLVDASGAPIAGGFVDVDGVFSPTAGADGRFRVEDVAAGAHRVIAWGRAGQLADRQVTLVSGKAVDLGDWRMGPARVEPGRLGLYFGMSGDDVTVSWIAEAGPAASLRVGDVVKAIDGVTVLDAGEARRRELGTPGSPATLVIHREGRTYPVTLTRAL; encoded by the coding sequence ATGAAACGGAACGCACTCATCTTCGTGGCCATGGTCGCGGCCTTCATCGGGGCCGGGCTCTGGTGGGCCGCCAGGTCCGGCACGAACAGCGCCACCACCTCCGAGGCTGCCACCGCCTCCGCGCCTGGCCCTGTCGAGCGCCCCCGCCAGGGTGTCCCAAGCAGTGTGGCCCCACCCACGGCCGTGAACGCCTCCGCCACCGAGAGCGGAACGCCCCGAGTCGATGAACCGATGCGCGAGGAGGAAGGCACCCTGCGAACGGAGGTGCACAGCGCCACGGGGCCGACGAAGGACGCGCACGTGACGCTCTATCTGCAAGGCACCTCCCGCGCGGGGAAGCCCGGCTGGTTCATCGCGGGCAATGGCGTCACCGACGAAGCGGGCGTCCTCGTGCTGCCCGCGCGCCCGGGGAACTACCTCGTCACCGCACGAGCGGACGGCTCCGCCACGGCGCGCGCCCACGTCACGCGCCCTCGCGGCGAAACCATGACGTCGGTACGGCTCACGCTCGACACGGGTGGCACGCTCGAAGGTGTCACCGTGGAGCGGGACTCGCGTGCTCCCGTGCCTCTCGTGGAGCTCACGCTGACGCCCCGCGCGTCCAGCAATGACCTCGTGCTGCCCACCGCGCTCTCCATGCGCGCGTCGATGCCCGACGAGGAGCGCCACGCCACCACCAGCGACGGAAGCGGCACCTTCCGCTTCGAGGGGCTCGCGGCCGGCGAATACCAGCTGGACGCCCGCGCACCGGGACATGCCCCCAAGCGAATCGGGCGCGTCCACGTGCCCTCCTCCGGGCTCACCGTCGAGCTGGAGGGCTCGGCCTTCATCGAGGGCTTCGTCGAGTTGCCCGACGGCAAGCCCGCGGCGGGCGCACGCGTCATCGCCTCGGGGACAGGTGACGCGGTGGAGACCGACACGAGCGAGGGCGGAGGCTTCTCGCTCGACGTGCCTCCCGGCGTGTACCAGGTGGCCGCGCGCCAGGGAGCCCGGACGGGCGCGGCTCCGTCGCGTGTCACGGTGGGCGCGGGGATGACGGTGCGGGACGTGCGCATCCGCCTGGGCGCCTCGGCCTCGCTCGCGGGAGTCGTCCGGCGCAAGGGCTCGGGCGAGCCCATCGCGGGCGCCACGGTCTCCGTCACACCAGGCTCCCTCACCGTCAGCCCCGACGCGGACCCGACCGAGGTCGCCGGTGCCATCTCCGGAGAGAACGGCCGCTTCGAGGCGGGCGCGCTCGCGCCGGGAATGTACGCGGTGACGGTGCGCGCACGCGGCTTCAAGAAATGGACGCGAGGCGGAGTCAGCATCCTCGACGGCCAGCGCTTCGACCTCGTCGCCGAGCTGGAAGCACACGGACGCATCGAGGGCACGGTGGTGGACGAGTCCGAGAAGCCGGTGGCCGGAGTCCACGTCACGCCCGAGACGCGCTGGCGCATGGCGCCGATGGAAGGCGCGCTCGTCACGGTGACGGACGCGCAGGGCAACTTCACGCTCGAAGGGCTGCCACCGGGAGAGGTGTACGTCTCCGCCCGCCGTCCCGGCAGCGAGCCCAACGGCCGCGAGATGGTGAAGGTCTCCCCGGGCGAGACGAGCCGCGTGCGCATCCAACTCCACGAAGAGGGCCAGCTCGAGGGAACGGTCCGCCTTCGTGGAGGCGGTGTGCCGCCCAGGCCCGTCACCGTCTCCGCGCTGAAGGTCGGCGCGTCCCACTCCGAGTCCGTGAGGGTCGCCGCCAGTGCCGACGGTGCGTGGTCCATGCGAGTGCGCGCGGGCCGATACCGGCTCATCGCGTGGATGACGGACACCGGCAATCAGAGTGGCGACCAGGAGAAGTTCGTAGAGCTGGAGGCCGGAGGCACGAAGCGAGTGGAACTGGAGGTGCGCGAGGCGAGCCGTCCCATCACCGTCACCGTGCTCGAGCCCAATGGCGCGCCCAGCGTGCTCGCGACGGTGATGGGCGGCGAGCCGGGGAAGAACGAAATCCTGATGGAGGAAATCACCGACGCCTCGGGACAGGTGACGCTGGTGACGGACAGCGTGGGCAGTGCCTCGGTCCACCTCTGGGCCACGAATGGCGGACGCCGGGGAGACCTGCCCTCGGTGCCGTCGTCGCGCACGGCCGTCACGCTCCAGCTCACGGCGGGCGGACGGCTGACGGGCACGGTGCGCTCGGCGGGAGGCCGCGCGGTGCAGGGCTTCCGGCTGGTGGTGACGGCCCTGCGCACCGACGACGACTTCCTCACGCGCCAGGAGCTCGACTTCGCCGGAGACCGCTTCGTCGTCGACGACATGGTGGCGGGAAGGGTTGCCCTCACCGCCACGCTCCCGGATGGCCGCGCCGGCAAGGCGGAGGCCACCGTCACCGCCGACGCCGTCACGCGGGTGGACGTCGTCGTGGAGGCGGGAGGCAGTCTCTCGGGGCGCCTCGTGGATGCGTCGGGTGCGCCCATCGCGGGCGGGTTCGTGGACGTGGACGGAGTCTTCTCCCCCACGGCCGGAGCGGACGGACGCTTCCGCGTGGAGGACGTCGCAGCGGGCGCGCACCGGGTCATCGCCTGGGGCCGGGCGGGTCAGCTCGCGGACCGGCAGGTGACGCTGGTGTCCGGCAAGGCAGTGGACCTCGGCGACTGGCGCATGGGGCCCGCGCGCGTGGAGCCCGGACGCCTGGGGCTCTACTTCGGCATGAGCGGTGACGACGTCACGGTGAGCTGGATTGCGGAGGCGGGACCGGCGGCCTCGCTGCGCGTGGGCGACGTGGTGAAGGCCATCGACGGCGTCACGGTGCTCGACGCGGGCGAGGCCCGCCGGCGCGAGCTGGGCACACCGGGCAGCCCGGCCACGCTCGTCATCCACCGCGAGGGACGCACGTACCCCGTCACCCTCACCCGCGCGCTGTAA
- a CDS encoding helix-turn-helix domain-containing protein: protein MSKEGSAAKARPMRARILERLATPTTAAALARELETSRQKVGYHLKELEQQGLVELVEERRKGNVVERLVKASSRAYLVSAEALASLGPDPAAAVDRFSSAYLIAVAARSVREVATLRERAQKAGKTLPTFSLQADVRFANAKARHAFAEELADAVARLVARHHDERAEGGRHYRLFLGVHPAAAPEKESPE, encoded by the coding sequence ATGTCGAAGGAAGGCAGCGCGGCGAAAGCCCGGCCCATGCGGGCGCGAATCCTGGAGCGGCTGGCGACGCCCACCACGGCGGCGGCGCTCGCGCGCGAGCTGGAGACGTCGCGGCAGAAGGTGGGCTACCACCTGAAGGAGCTGGAGCAGCAGGGGCTGGTGGAGCTGGTCGAGGAGCGCCGCAAGGGCAACGTGGTGGAGCGGCTGGTCAAGGCCAGCTCCCGCGCATACCTCGTGTCCGCCGAGGCGCTGGCTTCGCTCGGCCCGGACCCGGCCGCCGCGGTGGACCGCTTCTCGTCCGCGTACCTCATTGCCGTCGCCGCCCGCAGCGTGCGGGAGGTAGCCACCCTGCGCGAGCGCGCGCAGAAGGCAGGCAAGACGCTGCCGACATTCAGCCTTCAAGCCGACGTGCGTTTCGCCAACGCGAAGGCACGGCATGCCTTCGCCGAGGAACTGGCGGACGCCGTGGCCCGCCTGGTCGCGCGCCACCATGACGAGAGAGCCGAGGGAGGGCGTCACTACCGTCTGTTCCTCGGTGTGCACCCCGCAGCCGCCCCCGAGAAGGAGAGCCCCGAGTGA
- a CDS encoding isopenicillin N synthase family dioxygenase has protein sequence MAETSSLNIPTVDLADLSSNDPAGIERASAAIREAFGVFGLVYLKNHGVDTQALNRYYDAFAEFIARPAEAKKPFGRADIWYQRGWTPPNTEVAVAGNGQPDFKECYFVAPYPNDEQAAMEFPELYPENVWPANPPAFFQDGIMQLGRSLHEAGLKLLRGAALALGLPETVFADFCQRAPHVTRALQYLPLTEAQVNTDIVWGEEHTDFNLLTLLPGGRFLDPSGRAAPGPDNKSGLYLRTRATAEDPKGKMVRGTAPAGCIVAQVGQQLEILTGGTFLATPHVITAPGVSGWQRQSAAHFMHVHTSTVLYPLQKFRTPEAIRNYAPPVLAGTYDIKTLVDIGLAPPSALDKLGYRHYDRLNQQRAKS, from the coding sequence ATGGCCGAGACCTCTTCGCTGAACATCCCCACTGTCGACCTCGCCGACCTCTCGTCGAATGACCCGGCGGGCATCGAGCGCGCGTCCGCGGCGATCCGCGAGGCGTTCGGCGTCTTCGGCCTCGTGTACCTGAAGAACCACGGCGTCGATACGCAGGCGCTCAACCGCTACTACGACGCCTTCGCCGAGTTCATCGCCCGCCCCGCCGAGGCCAAGAAGCCCTTCGGCCGCGCCGACATCTGGTACCAGCGCGGCTGGACGCCGCCGAACACCGAGGTCGCCGTCGCCGGCAACGGCCAGCCGGACTTCAAGGAGTGCTACTTCGTCGCGCCCTACCCCAACGACGAACAGGCCGCCATGGAGTTCCCCGAGCTGTACCCGGAGAACGTCTGGCCCGCGAACCCGCCCGCCTTCTTCCAGGACGGCATCATGCAGCTCGGCCGCTCCCTCCATGAGGCCGGCCTGAAGCTCCTGCGCGGCGCGGCCCTCGCGCTGGGCCTGCCCGAGACGGTGTTCGCCGACTTCTGCCAGCGCGCCCCGCACGTCACCCGCGCCCTCCAGTACCTGCCGCTCACCGAGGCACAGGTGAACACCGACATCGTCTGGGGCGAGGAGCACACGGACTTCAACCTCCTCACGCTCCTCCCCGGAGGCCGCTTCCTCGACCCGTCCGGACGCGCGGCGCCCGGCCCCGACAACAAGAGCGGCCTGTACCTGCGCACCCGCGCGACGGCGGAGGACCCCAAGGGGAAGATGGTGCGCGGCACCGCGCCCGCCGGCTGCATCGTCGCCCAGGTGGGCCAGCAGCTCGAAATCCTCACCGGCGGCACCTTCCTCGCCACGCCGCACGTCATCACCGCGCCGGGCGTGTCCGGCTGGCAGCGCCAGTCCGCCGCGCACTTCATGCACGTGCACACCAGCACGGTGCTCTACCCGCTGCAGAAGTTCCGCACCCCGGAGGCCATCCGGAACTACGCGCCGCCCGTGCTCGCCGGCACCTATGACATCAAGACGCTGGTGGACATCGGCCTCGCGCCCCCGAGCGCGCTCGACAAGCTCGGCTACCGCCACTACGACCGCCTCAACCAGCAGCGCGCGAAGTCGTAG
- a CDS encoding Rieske 2Fe-2S domain-containing protein, with translation MAVNVVAWADPVRQPEPGRLRAWHLVCPSDSLRRGQVMGFNLGGRELVLFRGQGGGVFALSAHCAHMGTHLAGGDVVGDCLRCPLHHWRFDGSGACQADVGGRPGQRPFPVVERFGAILVFNGPVVLCPPPEVGAADLSWRIGSEVTVSCDWLPLVANSFDIEHLRTVHHRELWDTPVLERLDPFTLRLRYTSRVTGSGASDWLMKTLSGNRIRVTITAHGGTLLSVESDLGRTRSALVAGFRKTPEGMAVRLAFAARRGRIPGMDRLSLAVSRWLFTSFLRRDLSVLHGMRFNLSGAAEDPILRQLMDYTASLPEDRDDERG, from the coding sequence ATGGCGGTGAATGTCGTGGCGTGGGCCGACCCGGTCCGTCAACCCGAGCCGGGCCGTCTTCGGGCATGGCACCTCGTGTGTCCTTCGGACTCACTCCGGCGTGGGCAGGTGATGGGCTTCAACCTGGGCGGGAGGGAGCTGGTTCTCTTCCGGGGACAGGGCGGTGGCGTGTTTGCGCTGTCCGCGCACTGCGCGCACATGGGCACGCACCTCGCGGGCGGCGACGTCGTCGGCGACTGCCTCCGCTGTCCGCTGCACCACTGGCGCTTCGACGGAAGCGGCGCCTGTCAGGCGGACGTGGGTGGTCGTCCCGGGCAGAGGCCATTCCCCGTGGTGGAGCGCTTCGGCGCCATCCTCGTCTTCAACGGGCCCGTGGTCCTCTGTCCTCCACCGGAGGTCGGTGCCGCGGACCTGTCGTGGCGCATCGGCTCCGAAGTCACCGTGAGCTGTGACTGGCTTCCGCTGGTGGCCAACTCCTTTGACATCGAGCACCTGCGCACCGTGCACCACCGCGAGCTCTGGGACACGCCCGTGCTGGAGCGGTTGGACCCGTTCACCTTGCGCCTGCGCTACACGTCGCGCGTCACCGGTTCCGGGGCGAGTGACTGGCTGATGAAGACGCTGTCCGGCAATCGCATCCGCGTCACCATCACCGCGCATGGAGGGACGCTCCTCTCCGTGGAGAGCGACCTCGGCCGGACGCGGAGTGCCCTGGTTGCGGGCTTCCGCAAGACACCCGAGGGCATGGCCGTGCGGCTGGCCTTCGCCGCGCGCCGGGGGCGAATCCCGGGCATGGACCGGCTGTCGCTCGCGGTGTCGCGGTGGCTGTTCACGTCGTTCCTGCGCAGGGACTTGTCCGTGCTCCACGGCATGCGCTTCAACCTGTCCGGCGCGGCGGAGGACCCCATCCTTCGCCAGTTGATGGACTACACCGCCAGCCTCCCCGAGGACCGCGATGACGAGCGAGGGTAG
- a CDS encoding SRPBCC family protein codes for MSQENTRSVVKQVRIKASHDAVWRAITEADQIVRWFALDAKVKPGVGGYVWLSWPGMAGEERIDVWEPGKHFQTRGPDRPRIATDWYVEGEGGETTLRLVHSGFGEGADWDAEYDAFDRGWTVFLQNLKHMLERHPGASGQQLMVPVPVGNLSMEQAWQRLLGPGLLGLERAGERSFRARAVTGEALTGEVDLWLPPRVLGITVKEWNDARVTVDISGCDGEVRAWVCILTWGLDAPAVEALRARWQPTFEGMFRQAA; via the coding sequence GTGAGCCAGGAGAACACGCGCAGTGTCGTGAAGCAGGTCCGCATCAAGGCGTCGCACGATGCCGTCTGGCGCGCGATTACCGAGGCAGATCAGATTGTCCGCTGGTTCGCGCTCGACGCGAAGGTGAAGCCGGGCGTGGGCGGCTACGTGTGGTTGAGCTGGCCGGGCATGGCCGGCGAGGAGCGCATCGACGTCTGGGAGCCGGGGAAGCACTTCCAGACGCGCGGCCCCGACCGGCCTCGAATCGCCACGGACTGGTACGTCGAGGGGGAGGGCGGCGAGACGACCTTGCGGCTCGTCCACTCCGGTTTTGGCGAGGGCGCGGACTGGGATGCCGAGTACGACGCGTTCGACCGCGGCTGGACGGTGTTCCTCCAGAACCTGAAGCACATGCTGGAGCGGCACCCGGGCGCCTCCGGGCAGCAGCTGATGGTGCCCGTGCCGGTGGGCAATCTCAGCATGGAGCAGGCCTGGCAGCGGCTGCTGGGCCCGGGCCTGCTCGGGCTGGAGCGCGCTGGCGAGCGGAGCTTCCGGGCTCGCGCCGTCACGGGCGAGGCGCTGACGGGAGAGGTGGACCTGTGGCTGCCGCCGCGCGTGCTCGGCATCACCGTGAAGGAATGGAACGACGCGCGCGTCACCGTGGACATCAGCGGCTGCGACGGCGAGGTGCGCGCCTGGGTGTGCATCCTCACCTGGGGGCTGGACGCGCCCGCCGTCGAGGCGCTCCGGGCCCGGTGGCAGCCCACGTTCGAGGGCATGTTCCGTCAGGCGGCGTGA
- a CDS encoding dicarboxylate/amino acid:cation symporter, translated as MKTLFSAWFRIPFWQRVLGSFVLGALVGWLVGPASGTWFQPLGTLYVNLIKMIATPLVFFAVINAVAALHGQKSVAALGGKTFLWFAITAALAVAVGLGAGTLLKPGVGVGKLQLAENYTPREVPGPVQVLLDVVPTNPFAALAGGKILQVIFFAGLLGFALVKLGEKTARLRELVREASDAMIQVTRFVLELTPLGTFGLIAALVGTYGFERLLPLGRFVFALYLACALHVIFVYGGLLLAHGLNPLRFFRGAAPGMQVAFVSSSSFASMPVALRSVTQNLGVNKDYASFAVPLGASIKMDGCGAIYPAIASLFVAQYFGLELSASQYFVILLASVLGSFGTAGVPGTAVVMATVVLSSAGLPLEGLGYLIAIDRVLDMMRTLTNVTGQMLVPVLVAREEGLLDEAVYNRAASNVGLEKEVAE; from the coding sequence GTGAAGACGCTCTTCTCCGCCTGGTTCCGCATTCCCTTCTGGCAGCGGGTGCTCGGTTCCTTCGTGCTCGGGGCGCTGGTCGGATGGCTCGTGGGGCCTGCGTCGGGCACGTGGTTCCAGCCGCTCGGCACGCTCTACGTCAACCTCATCAAGATGATCGCCACGCCGCTGGTGTTCTTCGCGGTCATCAACGCCGTGGCCGCGCTCCATGGGCAGAAGAGCGTGGCCGCGCTCGGCGGCAAGACGTTCCTCTGGTTCGCCATCACCGCCGCGCTCGCCGTCGCCGTGGGGCTCGGCGCCGGTACCCTCCTGAAGCCCGGCGTCGGCGTGGGCAAGCTCCAGCTCGCCGAGAACTACACGCCCCGCGAGGTCCCCGGCCCGGTCCAGGTGCTCCTCGACGTGGTGCCCACCAACCCGTTCGCCGCGCTGGCCGGAGGGAAGATCCTCCAGGTCATCTTCTTCGCCGGCCTCCTCGGCTTCGCCCTCGTCAAGCTCGGAGAGAAGACGGCGCGCCTGCGCGAGCTGGTCCGCGAGGCCAGCGACGCGATGATTCAAGTCACGCGCTTCGTGCTGGAGCTCACCCCGCTGGGCACCTTCGGCCTCATCGCCGCGCTCGTGGGCACCTATGGCTTCGAGCGCCTGCTGCCCCTCGGCCGCTTCGTGTTCGCGCTGTACCTCGCGTGCGCGCTGCACGTCATCTTCGTCTACGGCGGCCTGCTGCTCGCGCACGGGCTCAACCCGCTGCGCTTCTTCCGAGGCGCCGCGCCCGGCATGCAGGTGGCCTTCGTCAGCTCGTCCAGCTTCGCGTCCATGCCCGTGGCCCTGCGCAGCGTCACGCAGAACCTGGGCGTCAACAAGGACTACGCCTCCTTCGCGGTGCCGCTCGGGGCCAGCATCAAGATGGACGGCTGCGGCGCCATCTACCCGGCCATCGCCTCGCTCTTCGTCGCGCAGTACTTCGGCCTGGAGCTGTCCGCCTCGCAGTACTTCGTCATCCTCCTCGCCTCGGTGCTGGGCAGCTTCGGCACCGCGGGCGTGCCCGGCACCGCCGTGGTCATGGCCACCGTGGTGCTCAGCTCCGCGGGCCTGCCGCTGGAGGGCCTGGGCTACCTCATCGCCATCGACCGCGTGCTCGACATGATGCGCACGCTCACCAACGTCACCGGGCAGATGCTCGTGCCGGTGCTGGTGGCCCGCGAGGAGGGACTGCTCGACGAGGCCGTCTACAACCGCGCCGCCTCCAACGTGGGGCTGGAGAAGGAGGTCGCGGAGTAG